In the Paenibacillus sp. FSL R7-0337 genome, GATGACGACAACGACCTCGCCCTTGTGAATATTCAGATCAATGCCCTTCAGGATCTCCAGCTTCCCAAAGCTCTTCCGCAGGTTCTTAACCTCGATCATCCGTGTTCAGCCTCCGTTCCAATATACCCAGCAGCTTGGATAGTATGAATGTCAGTACGAAATACATGATGGCAATAATAACATAGGGTGTTAGGCCCTCATACGTAATCGTTGTAATGGTCTTCGCCTGAAAGAACAGGTCTGCAACCCCGATCATAGACACGATTGAAGATTCTTTGATGATGGTAATAAATTCATTGCCGATGGCCGGCAGCACATTCTTAATCGCCTGTGGCAGCACGATATAGCGCAGCGTCATCCCCTGCTTCATTCCGAGTGAACGCGCCGCTTCAACCTGACCGCGGTCCACCCCTTGAATCCCGGCGCGGAAAATCTCCGCCAGATAAGCAGAACTGTTTATGGTTAATGTAATCGCACCGGACTGGATCGGCGTAAACTCAAGTCCAAGCTCCGTTAACCCGTAGTGAATCAGAAACAGCTGCACCAGCATCGGCGTCCCGCGTAAGAATTCGACCCATGCGGTGGCGATAAAGCGCAGAATTCTCCATTTGGACATCCGCAGGAGCGACACCAGGATGCCGAGTACGAAACCGAAGAATACCCCCAGTACTGCAAGCAGCAGTGTGTACTGCAGACCGGATAAGAATAAATTGCGGTACTCATAAGCCATATCGAATAGATTCATTGCCCTCAAACCCTCCTCTTCTCAAAAAAATAGAAAACGGCGGATCACCGCCATTTTCTGCATGATAGAGCATGATCCCGCAGCCAGCTGCGGGCCTATCCTTGATCTCTGCTAACCGTATATGCGGTTCGCGTGTTATTTGCTCTCAGCAAGCTCGCTTGCTGCCGCTACGAATTCATCAATCTTGCCTTCGGAGTTCAGGCGTCCGAGTGTCTTATTCACTTGATCGAGCAGCTCGGTGTTGCCCTTCTTCACGCCGATGACATAACCGTCATCTTCAACCTCCGGCTTGGCATCGGTGATCACGAGGCCCTTGACGTTCTTCACAAAGGACTTGGCCACAGGTCCTTCCATGATGGAAGCATCCACCCGGTTCGACTGCAGCTGCAGGACGATTTCGGAGATTTTGCTGAGGGAGGTCAGCTGTGCGCCTTCGATGCCCTTAGCGATACCCTCCTGAATGGAACCGGTCTGAATTCCGATCTTGGCGCCCTTCAGTGCGTCCATGGTAGCGAATTTGTCCTTATCGGCTTCACGCACTACGACAGCCTGCTCTGCCTTATAGTAGATGTCCGAAAGGCCTACGGCTTCAGCGCGTTCCGGCGTGGGGCTAAGTCCCGAAATGACCATATCGATCCGGCCGCTTGCCAGCTCATTCAGCAAAGAGTCGAACGGAAGATCCTTAATCTCCAGCTCCTGGCCCAGATCAGCGGCGATCTCCTTGGCAATCTCGATATCGAAACCAACAATCGTATCATTGCCTTCAACCATCTTGTGGAATTCATATGGAGGAAAGTCTGCGCTTGTGCCCATAATCAGCTTCTTAGCCGGCGCTTCTGTGCTTGCAGCACCGCCATTCCCGCTTGCTGCGGTATTGTTCTTATCGTTATTGGAGCCGCATCCGGCTAGCAGTCCTGCTGCCAGCAGCAGTCCCATAGAAAGTTTACCCCATTTGTTCATTTGTCCCGTCTCCCCTATTCTATTTATGTTCTCTCTACTGTTCCGTCTCATTGACCGATTTATTATAAATCACTTCGCATGAATATGCAAAGACAATTTTGTGACAAAAACCTGTTACGGCGACAAAAAAATGCACATCCTATGAAGGTGGTATATAATACTACCTACTATAGATTATCTCCAATTGCCTCATGAATCATTACAGTTTCCACCCAACTTACAGGAGGTGCTACTATGCTGCTTGAAGCGATGTACCATGTTCCCCGTGACAAATGGGCTTATGCCTATGATACTGAAACGATTCATCTGCGTGTGCGCACCAAACGTGATGATGTGGACTATGTAGTCGCCCTTACCGGCGACAAGTACGATTGGCAGCATACTTCTTATGACATCATCATGGAGAAGGCCGCCTCCGATGACAAATTCGACTACTGGGAAGCGGCGGTCCGGCCCAAGTATAAGCGGCTTAGCTAT is a window encoding:
- a CDS encoding amino acid ABC transporter permease — encoded protein: MNLFDMAYEYRNLFLSGLQYTLLLAVLGVFFGFVLGILVSLLRMSKWRILRFIATAWVEFLRGTPMLVQLFLIHYGLTELGLEFTPIQSGAITLTINSSAYLAEIFRAGIQGVDRGQVEAARSLGMKQGMTLRYIVLPQAIKNVLPAIGNEFITIIKESSIVSMIGVADLFFQAKTITTITYEGLTPYVIIAIMYFVLTFILSKLLGILERRLNTDDRG
- a CDS encoding transporter substrate-binding domain-containing protein, whose amino-acid sequence is MNKWGKLSMGLLLAAGLLAGCGSNNDKNNTAASGNGGAASTEAPAKKLIMGTSADFPPYEFHKMVEGNDTIVGFDIEIAKEIAADLGQELEIKDLPFDSLLNELASGRIDMVISGLSPTPERAEAVGLSDIYYKAEQAVVVREADKDKFATMDALKGAKIGIQTGSIQEGIAKGIEGAQLTSLSKISEIVLQLQSNRVDASIMEGPVAKSFVKNVKGLVITDAKPEVEDDGYVIGVKKGNTELLDQVNKTLGRLNSEGKIDEFVAAASELAESK